In one window of Brenneria goodwinii DNA:
- the apbE gene encoding FAD:protein FMN transferase ApbE — protein sequence MANLAKGLLLGFLFSLLAGCDNAPHTDLRPLLTIEGKTMGTFYSVKISGEQKESKEQLQQEIDALLEQANNEISTYRNDSTLSKFNQYRGNAPQPISNGMADIILAAQRIGRATDGAMDITVGPLVNLWGFGPQKQPTQIPSQQQIDEARQKIGLNHLKLLSDEQGEWIQKDLPDLYVDLSTLGEGYGADLLAQLMARKGITNYLVSVGGAISSRGVNAEGVPWRVAIQKPTDQENAMQAAVNLQGYAISTSGSYRNYFEQNGQRYSHVIDPATGKPITHQLVSVTVIAPTALEADGWDTGLMVLGGEKALKLAEQQGLAVYLITKTDKGFHTEMTPQFQSFLIAQ from the coding sequence ATGGCTAATCTCGCCAAGGGATTACTACTCGGTTTCTTGTTCAGCCTGCTTGCCGGGTGTGATAACGCGCCCCATACCGATCTGCGTCCACTGTTGACCATCGAGGGAAAAACGATGGGAACGTTTTATAGCGTTAAAATCAGCGGGGAACAGAAAGAGAGCAAGGAACAGCTTCAACAGGAGATTGACGCCTTGCTGGAGCAGGCCAATAACGAGATTTCCACCTATCGTAACGATTCGACGCTGTCGAAATTCAATCAATATCGCGGCAACGCGCCGCAGCCCATCAGCAACGGTATGGCGGATATCATATTGGCGGCGCAGCGTATCGGCCGGGCAACCGACGGCGCCATGGATATTACCGTAGGACCGCTGGTCAACCTGTGGGGATTCGGACCGCAAAAGCAGCCGACGCAAATTCCCAGCCAGCAACAGATTGATGAAGCCCGGCAGAAAATCGGGCTCAATCACCTGAAATTACTGAGTGACGAACAGGGAGAATGGATCCAAAAAGATTTGCCCGATCTGTATGTCGACCTGTCAACATTGGGCGAAGGCTATGGCGCCGATCTCCTGGCGCAACTGATGGCCCGCAAAGGCATCACCAACTATCTGGTTTCCGTCGGCGGCGCCATATCCAGCCGGGGCGTCAATGCCGAAGGAGTGCCGTGGCGAGTGGCGATCCAGAAACCGACCGACCAGGAAAACGCCATGCAGGCGGCGGTCAATCTGCAGGGATACGCCATCAGCACATCCGGCAGCTACCGCAATTACTTTGAGCAAAACGGTCAACGTTACTCTCATGTGATCGATCCCGCGACCGGGAAACCCATCACGCATCAGTTGGTTTCGGTGACCGTTATCGCGCCGACCGCCCTGGAGGCCGACGGCTGGGATACCGGGTTAATGGTGCTGGGCGGCGAAAAAGCCTTAAAGCTAGCCGAACAGCAAGGGTTGGCCGTTTATCTGATCACTAAAACCGATAAAGGTTTTCATACGGAAATGACGCCTCAGTTCCAGTCATTCCTGATTGCGCAGTGA
- the ydiK gene encoding AI-2E family transporter YdiK, giving the protein MTKIISQQHFDLVRTLFSLLFITIMIIACFWVVQPFILGFAWASMVVIATWPLLIKFQDLLWGRRSLAVVVMTLLLILLFVMPIAILVSSAIDNSSALMGWAASQENFSPPQLEWLTSIPVVGDKLFSSWQTLLQSGGSGLFAKAQPYVGKTATWLVAQAAHVGRFLMHCALMLLFSALLYYKGEAVAKAVRHFAIRLGHERGDTAVILAAQSIRAVALGVVVTAIVQSLLGGIGLFIAGIPYTTLLTVLMFLCCLVQLGPLPILVPAIIWLYWSGDTTWGTVLLILSCVVGTIDNFIRPILIRLGADLPLLLILCGVIGGLLAFGMIGLFIGPVVLAVSYRLIFAWMDEIPEPQGIINVPLDADADKD; this is encoded by the coding sequence TTGACAAAAATAATTTCACAACAGCATTTCGACTTGGTCAGAACATTATTCAGTCTGCTGTTTATTACTATCATGATCATCGCCTGTTTTTGGGTAGTTCAGCCTTTTATCCTGGGATTTGCCTGGGCGAGCATGGTGGTGATCGCAACCTGGCCATTATTAATCAAATTTCAGGATCTGCTATGGGGCCGTCGTTCTCTTGCCGTTGTCGTCATGACGTTACTGCTGATCCTGCTGTTCGTCATGCCGATTGCCATACTGGTCAGCAGCGCCATCGATAATAGTTCGGCGTTAATGGGTTGGGCAGCCAGTCAGGAAAATTTCTCCCCGCCCCAGTTGGAGTGGCTGACGTCTATTCCGGTGGTCGGAGACAAATTATTCAGTAGTTGGCAAACCCTGCTGCAAAGCGGCGGCAGCGGTCTGTTTGCCAAAGCCCAGCCTTATGTGGGGAAAACCGCAACCTGGCTGGTGGCTCAGGCGGCGCACGTTGGCCGTTTTCTGATGCACTGCGCCTTGATGCTGTTATTCAGCGCCCTGCTTTATTACAAGGGAGAAGCCGTCGCCAAAGCGGTGCGCCACTTTGCTATCCGTCTCGGCCATGAGCGCGGCGATACCGCGGTCATTCTGGCGGCGCAGTCCATCCGGGCGGTGGCGCTGGGCGTGGTGGTAACCGCCATTGTTCAATCGCTGTTGGGCGGTATCGGACTGTTCATCGCCGGCATCCCCTATACCACGTTATTAACGGTGCTGATGTTTCTGTGCTGTCTGGTGCAGTTGGGGCCGCTCCCTATCCTGGTCCCCGCGATTATCTGGTTGTACTGGAGTGGGGATACCACCTGGGGAACGGTGCTGCTGATCTTAAGTTGCGTGGTCGGCACGATTGATAATTTTATCCGCCCGATTTTGATCCGCTTAGGCGCCGATTTGCCGCTGCTGTTGATCCTGTGCGGGGTTATCGGCGGTTTACTGGCCTTCGGCATGATCGGCCTGTTTATTGGGCCGGTGGTGCTTGCGGTCTCTTATCGCCTGATTTTTGCATGGATGGACGAGATTCCTGAGCCGCAGGGAATCATTAATGTGCCGCTTGATGCCGATGCCGACAAGGATTAG
- the ppsA gene encoding phosphoenolpyruvate synthase, which yields MSNNGSDLRNVLWYNQLGMHDVDRVGGKNASLGEMITNLSELGVSVPNGFATTAQAFNDFLNQSGINQRIYDLLDHTDIDDVNQLAKAGTQIRQWIIDTPFQPALEQAISDAYQQLAEGEKDASFAVRSSATAEDMPDASFAGQQETFLNVQGIDAVMVAVKHVFASLFNDRAISYRVHQGYDHRGVALSAGVQRMVRSDLAASGVMFTIDTESGFDQVVFITSAYGLGEMVVQGAVNPDEFYVHKPTLRNNKPAIVRRNMGSKKIRMVYAASQEHGKQVQIEDVPEQQRTRFSLTDDEVQALARQALLIEKHYGRPMDIEWAKDGHSGKLYIVQARPETVRSNGQVMERYHLPSGGEVLVEGRAIGHRIGAGSVKVIQDISEMHLINAGDVLVTDMTDPDWEPIMKKASAIVTNRGGRTCHAAIIARELGIPAVVGCGDATERLHNGQEVTVSCAEGDTGYVYQNLLDFTVKSSQIDEMPDLPLKIMMNVGNPDRAFDFACLPNEGVGLARLEFIINRMIGVHPRALLEFDRQTPELQREIKALMHGYDDPVEFYVARLTEGIATLGAAFSPKRVIVRLSDFKSNEYANLVGGERYEPDEENPMLGFRGAGRYVSPDFKACFALECEAVKRVRNDMGLKNVEIMIPFVRTVAQAEAVIDELARQGLRRGEDGLKIIMMCEIPSNALLAEEFLAHFDGFSIGSNDMTQLALGLDRDSGVVSELFDERNDAVKALLSMAIKAAKKQGKYVGICGQGPSDHEDFALWLMEQGIDSLSLNPDTVVQTWLNLAEHQ from the coding sequence ATGTCCAATAACGGCTCTGATTTACGGAATGTCCTCTGGTATAACCAGCTTGGTATGCACGATGTTGACCGGGTGGGCGGCAAAAATGCCTCTCTGGGTGAAATGATCACCAACCTGTCAGAATTGGGCGTATCAGTGCCTAACGGTTTTGCGACCACGGCACAGGCGTTTAATGATTTTCTTAATCAAAGCGGTATTAATCAGCGTATCTATGATTTATTGGATCACACTGACATTGACGATGTAAACCAACTGGCGAAAGCAGGAACGCAAATTCGTCAGTGGATTATTGATACGCCGTTCCAGCCCGCGCTTGAGCAGGCGATTAGTGATGCGTATCAACAACTGGCCGAAGGGGAAAAAGATGCCTCTTTTGCCGTACGCTCTTCCGCCACCGCCGAAGATATGCCGGATGCCTCGTTCGCCGGGCAACAGGAAACCTTCCTGAATGTTCAAGGCATAGACGCGGTGATGGTTGCCGTGAAGCACGTATTTGCTTCGCTGTTCAACGATCGCGCCATCTCCTATCGCGTCCATCAGGGGTATGACCACCGCGGCGTCGCATTGTCGGCGGGCGTTCAACGCATGGTGCGTTCCGATCTGGCCGCGTCCGGCGTGATGTTTACCATTGACACGGAATCCGGTTTTGATCAGGTGGTGTTCATTACCTCGGCGTATGGATTGGGTGAAATGGTGGTGCAGGGGGCGGTTAACCCGGATGAGTTCTATGTGCATAAGCCCACCTTGCGCAACAACAAACCGGCGATTGTCCGCCGCAATATGGGATCAAAAAAAATCCGCATGGTGTACGCGGCCAGCCAGGAGCATGGCAAGCAGGTTCAGATTGAAGATGTTCCGGAACAGCAGCGCACGCGCTTTAGCCTGACCGACGATGAAGTACAGGCGCTGGCCCGGCAGGCGCTGCTGATAGAGAAGCACTACGGCCGGCCGATGGATATCGAGTGGGCGAAGGACGGTCACAGCGGCAAGCTGTATATCGTTCAGGCGCGCCCGGAAACCGTTCGTTCCAATGGTCAGGTGATGGAGCGTTATCATCTGCCGTCCGGTGGCGAGGTGCTGGTGGAAGGCCGCGCTATCGGCCATCGCATCGGGGCCGGCTCGGTGAAAGTGATTCAGGATATCAGTGAAATGCACCTGATTAATGCGGGTGATGTGCTGGTGACGGATATGACCGATCCTGACTGGGAACCGATCATGAAAAAGGCGTCAGCCATCGTAACGAACCGCGGCGGGCGTACCTGTCATGCGGCGATTATCGCCCGTGAACTGGGGATTCCGGCGGTGGTGGGCTGCGGCGACGCCACGGAGCGTCTGCATAACGGACAGGAAGTGACCGTGTCGTGTGCGGAAGGCGATACCGGCTACGTCTACCAGAATCTGCTGGATTTCACCGTGAAAAGCTCGCAAATCGATGAAATGCCGGATTTGCCGCTGAAGATCATGATGAACGTCGGTAATCCCGATCGCGCCTTTGATTTCGCCTGTCTGCCGAACGAAGGCGTGGGGCTGGCTCGTCTGGAGTTTATTATCAATCGCATGATCGGCGTTCACCCCCGCGCGCTGCTGGAATTCGATCGGCAAACACCGGAGTTGCAGCGTGAAATTAAAGCATTGATGCACGGGTACGACGACCCGGTCGAGTTTTATGTCGCTCGTTTGACGGAAGGTATCGCCACCCTGGGCGCGGCGTTTTCACCGAAGCGGGTGATCGTGCGGTTATCCGATTTTAAATCCAACGAGTACGCCAACCTGGTGGGCGGCGAGCGTTACGAACCGGACGAAGAGAACCCGATGCTGGGCTTCCGTGGCGCCGGACGTTACGTTTCTCCTGATTTCAAAGCGTGCTTTGCGCTGGAATGCGAGGCGGTTAAGCGTGTGCGCAATGACATGGGGCTGAAGAACGTCGAGATCATGATCCCGTTTGTGCGTACCGTTGCGCAGGCGGAAGCGGTGATCGACGAACTGGCCCGGCAGGGTTTACGCCGCGGCGAGGATGGGCTGAAAATCATCATGATGTGCGAGATCCCGTCTAACGCCTTGCTGGCGGAAGAATTTCTGGCGCACTTTGACGGTTTCTCCATCGGTTCGAACGATATGACGCAGTTGGCGTTAGGGCTGGATCGGGATTCCGGCGTCGTTTCCGAGCTGTTTGACGAGCGTAATGACGCGGTCAAAGCATTGCTGTCAATGGCGATCAAAGCGGCGAAGAAACAGGGGAAATACGTGGGGATCTGTGGTCAGGGGCCGTCGGACCATGAAGATTTCGCGCTCTGGCTGATGGAGCAGGGGATTGACAGTCTGTCGCTCAACCCGGATACCGTGGTGCAAACCTGGCTGAATCTGGCCGAACACCAGTAG